A single region of the Balaenoptera ricei isolate mBalRic1 chromosome 12, mBalRic1.hap2, whole genome shotgun sequence genome encodes:
- the TRMT11 gene encoding tRNA (guanine(10)-N2)-methyltransferase homolog isoform X5, with translation MKEQGKNPPDQTNEEEIGSLPEKEFRVIIVKMIQNLGNRMEKIQETFNKDLEELKSKQTMMNNTINKIRSSLEGINSRITEAEEREIKSLLSLFGGQFTSSQETYGKSPFWILSIPSEDIARNLMKRTVCAKSIFELWGHGKSPEELYSSLKNYPVDKMVPFLHSDSTYKIKIHTFNKTLTQEEKVKRIDALEFLPFEGKVNLKKPQHIFSILEDYGLDPNCIPENPHNIYFGRWIADGQRELIESYSVKKRHFIGNTSMDAGLSFIMANHGKVKENDIVFDPFVGTGGLLIASAHFGAYVYGTDIDYNTIHGLGKASRKNQKWRGPDENIRANLRQYGLEKYYLDVLVSDASKPSWRKGTYFDAVITDPPYGIRESTRRTGSQKEIPKGIEK, from the exons atgaaggagcaaggtaaaaacccaccagaccaaacaaatgaagaggaaataggcagtctacctgaaaaagaattcagagtaataatagtaaagatgatccaaaatcttggaaatagaatggagaaaatacaagaaacgtttaacaaggacctagaagaactaaagagcaaacaaacaatgatgaacaacacaataaataaaattagaagttctctagaaggaatcaacagcagaataactgaggcagaagaacgg GAAATAAAGTCTCTGCTTTCACTTTTTGGAGGTCAGTTCACCAGTAGTCAGGAAACTTATGGAAAG TCTCCTTTTTGGATTCTTAGCATCCCCTCTGAAGATATTGCCAGAAACTTAATGAAACGGACAGTGTGTGCCAA GTCTATATTTGAACTATGGGGTCATGGAAAGTCTCCAGAGGAGCTGTATAGTTCTTTGAAAAACTACCCTGTGGATAAGATG GTTCCATTTCTGcattcagattctacatataaaataaagattcaCACATTTAATAAAACGTTGAcacaagaagaaaaagtcaaacgGATAGAt gcaCTTGAATTTCTGCCATTTGAAGGAAAAGTGAATTTAAAGAAGCCACAACATATATTCTCTATTTTGGAGGATTATGGTTTGGACCCAAACTGCATCCCTGAGAATCCACATAATATCTATTTTGGTAGATGG ATTGCAGATGGGCAGAGAGAGCTTATTGAGTCATACAGTGTCAAAAAGAGACACTTTATTGGAAATACAAGCATGGATGCTGGTTTATCATTCATCATGGCCAACCAcggaaaagtgaaagaaaatgatattGTATTTGATCCATTTGTTGGAAcag gtGGCCTTCTGATAGCATCTGCTCATTTTGGTGCATATGTATATGGGACAGACATAGACTACAACACCATTCATGGCTTGG gAAAGGCTAGTAggaaaaaccagaaatggagaggACCAGATGAAAACATTAGGGCAAATCTTCGTCAGTATGGTTTAGAGAAGTATTACCTTGATGTCCTGGTTTCAGATGCATCTAAACCTTCTTGGAGGAAGGGCACATATTTTGATGCAGTCATCACTGATc